A genome region from Trichosurus vulpecula isolate mTriVul1 chromosome 5, mTriVul1.pri, whole genome shotgun sequence includes the following:
- the LOC118850069 gene encoding 40S ribosomal protein S21-like — protein sequence MSSFFSSAAFPFALGASGSDIHNDAAEFLDIYVPQKCSAGNRIIRAKDHTTIHMKVAEVDKVTGRFNGQFKTYEICGAICRMGESDDSILLLAKNDGIVSKNF from the coding sequence ATGTCATCCTTTTTCTCTTCCGCTGCTTTCCCGTTTGCACTGGGTGCCTCAGGCTCCGACATTCACAATGACGCTGCAGAGTTCCTGGATATCTATGTCCCTCAGAAATGCTCTGCAGGCAACAGGATCATCAGGGCCAAGGACCACACAACCATCCACATGAAGGTGGCTGAGGTTGACAAGGTTACAGGCAGATTCAATGGCCAGTTTAAAACTTATGAAATTTGTGGAGCAATTTGTAGAATGGGCGAATCTGATGACTCTATTCTCCTACTGGCAAAAAATGATGGTATTGTTTCAAAGAATTTCTAA